One genomic segment of Polyangia bacterium includes these proteins:
- a CDS encoding HAD-IB family hydrolase — protein sequence MGAAAFYDMDGTLVRTNLVHAFAYNAKNQQGLLRSVFKTAATFASVPLFMAADFYNRRLFNDIFFVRYRGESEDRLRYLADELFESTIKPSIFPGAYELIAKSKELGLRQVLVTGALDITVEPLARHLKIDDYVTNRLEFVDGYATGRLLPPVMAAATKASWIRIYAEKESLNLSDCYSYSDSMSDLPMLSVVGHPTAVNPDLRLRNTALQHDWPILDLR from the coding sequence ATGGGCGCGGCCGCTTTTTACGACATGGACGGGACGTTGGTGCGGACCAACCTGGTTCACGCCTTCGCCTACAACGCCAAGAACCAGCAGGGCCTGCTGCGCAGCGTGTTCAAGACGGCGGCGACGTTCGCCAGCGTGCCGCTGTTCATGGCCGCCGATTTCTATAATCGGCGCCTCTTCAACGACATCTTCTTCGTCCGCTACCGTGGCGAATCGGAAGATCGCCTGCGCTATCTCGCCGATGAGCTGTTCGAGAGCACCATCAAGCCGTCGATTTTTCCCGGCGCCTATGAGCTGATCGCCAAATCCAAGGAACTGGGCCTGCGCCAGGTGCTGGTCACCGGCGCCCTGGACATCACGGTCGAGCCGCTGGCCAGGCACCTCAAGATCGACGACTATGTGACGAACCGCCTGGAATTCGTCGACGGATACGCCACCGGCCGCCTTTTGCCGCCGGTGATGGCGGCCGCCACCAAGGCCAGCTGGATTCGCATCTACGCCGAGAAAGAGAGCTTGAACCTGTCCGACTGTTACAGCTATTCCGACAGCATGAGCGATCTGCCGATGCTCTCGGTGGTGGGCCACCCCACGGCCGTCAACCCCGACCTGCGGCTGCGCAATACGGCGCTGCAGCACGACTGGCCGATACTGGACCTGCGGTGA
- a CDS encoding lactate racemase domain-containing protein, giving the protein MRERQPKILRGPVPRRKEDDQVVYIDNDSAPRILFSGEDLLLEDLPIGTRVVYPKPPIEGLANPGAAIRYALNHPLDTPPLYAQLMPGMRVTIAVDDISLPLPPMVTPDVRQTIIEILLELLDANGVDDVHIIVANSLHRKMTAAEMKRMVGAKIHDAFYPDRYYNHDAEDPDGMVHLGVTEKNEPVNINRRAVESDLCIYVNINLVPMDGGHKSVTVGLCDYDSLRPHHDPETIRASDSYMDPKKSVLNTKVERMGALVDKHMNVFHIETALNNRMFAGPTAFLSKNEDEFTEFDRLKFEAMKWSLSKLPAAAKRTLFHSIPAQYQLIACHAGKTEPVHEKILARCFEQYAVNVRGQADILICGVPFISPYNVNSILNPLLVQVMGLGYFHNMYRGKPVLKKGGVMILTHPCYDEFDHNHHPSYIEFFNRLLPETRDAMKLRHKYEEEFAHNPSYIEMYRRGNAYHGAHPFFMWYWGENGRQHIGKVIAAGAQNAHVPAMLGWDRAESLTEAIAMARSFVGPSPEITLMHHPPIVMADME; this is encoded by the coding sequence ATGCGCGAAAGGCAGCCCAAGATCCTGCGCGGCCCGGTGCCGCGGCGGAAGGAAGACGACCAGGTCGTCTATATCGACAACGATTCGGCGCCGCGAATTCTGTTCTCGGGCGAAGATCTTCTGCTGGAAGACCTGCCGATCGGCACGCGGGTGGTCTATCCCAAGCCTCCCATCGAGGGGCTGGCCAACCCGGGCGCGGCCATTCGCTATGCGCTGAACCACCCGCTGGACACGCCGCCGCTGTACGCGCAGCTGATGCCGGGCATGCGGGTGACCATCGCCGTCGACGACATCAGCCTGCCGCTGCCGCCGATGGTCACGCCTGACGTCCGGCAGACCATCATCGAGATTCTGCTGGAGCTTCTGGACGCCAACGGCGTGGACGACGTGCACATCATCGTCGCCAATTCGTTGCACCGGAAGATGACCGCCGCCGAGATGAAGCGGATGGTGGGCGCGAAGATTCACGACGCATTTTATCCCGACCGTTACTACAACCACGACGCCGAAGATCCTGACGGGATGGTGCACTTGGGCGTCACCGAAAAGAACGAGCCGGTGAACATCAACCGCCGGGCCGTCGAGAGCGACCTCTGCATCTACGTGAACATCAACCTGGTGCCCATGGACGGCGGGCACAAGTCGGTGACGGTCGGCCTGTGCGACTACGACAGCCTGCGGCCGCACCACGATCCGGAGACCATCCGGGCGTCGGACAGTTACATGGATCCGAAGAAGTCGGTGCTGAACACCAAGGTCGAGCGCATGGGCGCGCTGGTGGACAAGCACATGAACGTCTTCCACATCGAGACTGCCCTGAACAACCGCATGTTCGCCGGCCCGACGGCGTTCCTGTCGAAGAACGAAGACGAGTTCACCGAGTTCGATCGCCTGAAATTCGAGGCGATGAAGTGGTCGCTGTCGAAGCTGCCGGCCGCCGCCAAGCGGACGCTGTTTCATTCCATTCCGGCGCAGTACCAGCTCATCGCCTGCCACGCCGGCAAGACCGAGCCGGTGCACGAGAAGATCCTGGCGCGTTGCTTTGAACAGTACGCGGTCAACGTGCGCGGCCAGGCGGACATCTTGATCTGCGGCGTGCCGTTCATCTCGCCGTACAACGTGAACTCGATCCTGAATCCGCTGCTGGTGCAGGTGATGGGCCTCGGCTACTTCCACAACATGTACCGGGGCAAACCGGTGCTGAAAAAGGGCGGCGTCATGATTTTGACCCACCCTTGCTATGACGAGTTCGATCACAACCACCACCCGAGCTACATCGAGTTCTTCAATCGCCTGCTGCCCGAGACGCGCGACGCGATGAAGCTGCGCCACAAGTACGAAGAAGAGTTCGCCCACAACCCGAGCTACATCGAGATGTATCGGCGCGGGAACGCCTACCACGGCGCGCACCCGTTCTTCATGTGGTACTGGGGCGAGAACGGCCGCCAGCACATCGGCAAGGTGATCGCGGCCGGCGCGCAGAACGCGCACGTGCCTGCAATGCTGGGCTGGGATCGCGCCGAATCGCTGACCGAGGCCATCGCCATGGCCCGCAGCTTCGTCGGCCCGTCGCCCGAGATCACCTTGATGCACCACCCGCCCATCGTCATGGCCGACATGGAGTGA
- a CDS encoding metallophosphoesterase — MKLRSTGRGTKFSAARGVWESVQEVVYAAGWPGRVLDRLPAATRVAAVRHELELARGSVGRPPLKVAFVSDLHIGPLTPPRLLDRAFDQLDDFAADVLALGGDYVYLEATSKMAERLRGLVARVSAPIKVAVLGNHDLWTDNTLLERALADAGATVLVNDALRLPPPHDDVALIGIDEPWTGAPDAARAFAAAGDVPVRIVVAHAPEAFPHVVGRGAKLMLCGHTHGGQVALPSGPVVVHGPLGRRWPSGLHDVSGMKLFVSRGLGNVDLPIRANAAPDVSLFSIRSI; from the coding sequence GTGAAGCTGCGCAGCACTGGCCGCGGGACGAAATTTTCGGCGGCGCGCGGGGTCTGGGAGTCGGTGCAAGAGGTGGTGTACGCGGCGGGCTGGCCGGGGCGGGTGCTCGATCGCCTGCCGGCGGCGACGCGCGTGGCGGCGGTCCGGCACGAACTGGAGCTGGCGCGCGGCTCGGTCGGGCGGCCGCCGCTGAAGGTGGCGTTCGTCTCCGACCTGCACATCGGGCCGTTGACGCCGCCGCGGTTGCTTGATCGGGCGTTCGATCAGCTGGACGACTTCGCCGCCGACGTGCTGGCGCTGGGTGGCGACTACGTCTATCTGGAGGCGACGTCGAAGATGGCCGAGCGGTTGCGCGGGCTGGTGGCGCGCGTGTCGGCGCCGATCAAGGTCGCCGTGCTGGGCAACCACGATCTGTGGACCGACAACACGCTCCTCGAACGGGCGCTGGCCGACGCCGGCGCGACGGTGCTGGTCAACGACGCCCTTCGCTTGCCGCCGCCCCACGACGACGTGGCGTTGATCGGCATCGACGAGCCGTGGACCGGCGCGCCCGACGCCGCCCGCGCCTTCGCCGCCGCCGGCGACGTGCCGGTGCGCATCGTCGTCGCGCACGCCCCGGAGGCGTTCCCGCACGTGGTCGGCCGCGGAGCCAAGCTGATGCTGTGCGGGCACACCCACGGCGGCCAGGTGGCGCTGCCGTCCGGGCCGGTGGTGGTGCACGGTCCGCTGGGCCGGCGCTGGCCGTCGGGGTTGCACGACGTGAGCGGGATGAAGCTGTTCGTGTCGCGCGGCCTTGGCAACGTCGACCTGCCGATCCGGGCCAACGCGGCGCCGGACGTGTCGCTGTTCAGTATTCGTTCGATCTGA